A region from the Malus domestica chromosome 07, GDT2T_hap1 genome encodes:
- the LOC103428556 gene encoding splicing factor SF3a60 homolog, which yields MSSTLLEQTRAAHEEVERLERLIVKDFMNEPPSSKDRLYQGHRVRQMIDTITSTTEKLIEIYEDKDNARKDEIAALGGQTATGTNVFSAFYDRLKEIREYHRKHPVARVVDANEEEEALLKEEPQIEFSGEEAFGRYLDLHELYNQYINSKFGEPIEYSAYLDAFSQPQKVPHKLKSSRQYKEYMENLLAYLIYFFQRTEPLQDLDRIFLKVETEFEEQWADGKVKGWENEKQENGHVQDQLTMIDLDYYSTVEELMEVGPEKLKEALASLGLKTGGTVQQRAERLFLTKDTPLEKLDKKHFAKGSRGAEQNGAAAAPQQVDNLKEIALLEAKTKKLCDLLTEAIERTKDNIMKKQALTYEEIEAEREEEETQADTESDDDEQQIYNPLKLPMGWDGKPIPYWLYKLHGLGQEFKCEICGNYSYWGRRAFERHFKEWRHQHGMRCLGIPNTKNFNEITSIEEAKELWKRIQARQGVNKWRPDLEEEYEDREGNIYNKKTYTDLQRQGLI from the exons ATGTCGTCAACGCTACTGGAGCAGACACGTGCCGCTCACGAGGAGGTGGAGCGGCTGGAGCGGCTGATAGTGAAGGACTTCATGAACGAGCCGCCGTCCAGCAAGGACCGTTTGTACCAGGGCCACCGCGTCCGCCAAATGATCGACACCATCACCTCCACCACCGAAAAACTG ATTGAGATCTATGAAGATAAAGATAATGCGAGGAAGGACGAGATTGCGGCCCTCGGAGGCCAGACTGCCACTGGCACCAACGTTTTCAGCGCATTTTATGATCGATTGAAAGag ATTCGTGAGTATCACCGAAAGCACCCAGTTGCTCGTGTTGTTGATGctaatgaggaagaagaagcactgCTAAAGGAGGAACCTCAAATCGAGTTCAGTGGAGAG GAAGCTTTTGGAAGATACCTTGACTTGCATGAACTATACAACCAGTATATTAATTCCAAATTTGGAGAACCTATTGAGTACTCTGCTTACCTTGATGCTTTTTCACAACCACAAAAGGTTCCACACAAGCTGAAGTCGTCAAG gCAGTACAAGGAATATATGGAAAATCTACTTGCATACCTGATATATTTTTTCCAGAGGACAGAGCCCTTGCAAGATCTTGACAGAATATTTTTGAAG GTTGAAACCGAATTTGAAGAGCAATGGGCAGATGGCAAGGTAAAAGGATGGGAAAATGAGAAGCAAGAAAATGGGCATGTTCAAGATCAACTTACTATGATTGATCTTGATTATTATAGCACGGTGGAAGAACTGATGGAAGTGGGCCCTGAAAAGCTAAAGGAG GCACTAGCTTCATTAGGACTGAAGACGGGTGGTACTGTTCAGCAGCGTGCAGAGAGGCTTTTCCTTACAAAG GACACACCTCTGGAGAAGTTGGACAAGAAACATTTTGCCAAAGGTTCGCGTGGTGCAGAACAGAATGGGGCTGCTGCAGCTCCACAACAAGTTGACAATTTAAAAGAAATTGCTTTATTGGAGGCCAAAACGAAAAAATTATGCGACTTACTGACTGAG GCTATTGAAAGAACAAAAGACAACATCATGAAGAAACAGGCTTTGACAtatgaagaaattgaagcaGAACGTGAAGAG GAAGAGACACAGGCCGATACTGAAAGTGATGATGATGAACAGCAGATTTACAATCCACTGAAATTGCCAATGGGTTGGGATGGGAAGCCCATTCCCTACTGGCTGTATAAGCTTCATGGTCTTGGTCAG GAATTCAAGTGCGAGATATGCGGGAATTACAGTTACTGGGGGCGTAGAGCTTTTGAGAGACATTTTAAGGAATGGCGCCATCAGCACGGTATGCGTTGCCTAGGTATACCAAACACGAAGAACTTCAACGAGATCACATCAATAGAG GAAGCTAAAGAACTGTGGAAGAGGATACAAGCACGGCAAGGTGTAAACAAATGGCGTCCGGATCTTGAAGAAGAGTATGAAGACAGAGAAGGTAACATATACAATAAGAAGACATATACTGATCTGCAGCGACAGGGGCTGATTTAA